In a genomic window of uncultured Sphaerochaeta sp.:
- the tyrS gene encoding tyrosine--tRNA ligase gives MNNALKTLMDRGFIKACTDMDALSDLMDKEKVTFYVGADPTGKSLHIGHMVPFFAMHHLQLAGHNPIALVGGGTAMIGDPSGKTEMRKMLTPEQVAENCKSIKDQLGTVVDFSEHPENGMGKAVMLNNADWLTDLNYITFLREIGRHFSVNRMLTFESYKQRLERGLSFIEFNYQLLQSYDFYVLNKDQGCRLQIGGDDQWGNIVSGIELIRKMGGNECYGLTFNLITRADGHKMGKSEKGAVFLDPELFSAYDFYQYWRNVNDADVVKFLKLFTFLPLEEIAQYEGEGVNINEAKERLAYEQTLIIHGQEEAEKARTAAKAMFQGANLGQEGREGMPSLTLERSVLEAGIPVLELFSKTDLAATNSDARRLVNGGGAWIGETRIDDPKALIDCTFLDDFDEMILRAGKKRYFRIVVEN, from the coding sequence ATGAACAATGCATTGAAGACCTTGATGGACCGTGGGTTCATCAAGGCATGTACGGATATGGACGCACTCAGTGACCTCATGGACAAGGAGAAGGTCACCTTTTATGTCGGGGCTGACCCGACAGGCAAGAGCCTGCACATCGGGCATATGGTTCCGTTTTTTGCCATGCATCATCTGCAACTGGCAGGACACAATCCCATTGCACTGGTGGGTGGGGGAACGGCCATGATCGGCGATCCTTCGGGAAAAACCGAGATGCGCAAGATGCTCACTCCTGAGCAAGTTGCCGAAAACTGCAAGTCCATCAAGGACCAATTGGGGACGGTCGTGGATTTTTCCGAGCATCCCGAAAATGGTATGGGCAAGGCTGTCATGCTCAACAATGCCGACTGGCTGACCGACCTGAACTACATCACGTTCCTCAGGGAGATCGGCAGGCATTTCTCGGTCAACCGGATGCTGACGTTCGAATCCTACAAGCAGCGCCTCGAACGGGGGCTCAGTTTCATTGAGTTCAACTACCAGCTTCTGCAATCGTATGATTTCTATGTCCTGAACAAGGACCAAGGATGCCGCCTTCAGATCGGTGGGGACGACCAGTGGGGCAACATTGTCAGCGGCATCGAGCTGATTCGCAAGATGGGCGGCAATGAGTGTTACGGGTTGACCTTCAACCTGATCACCCGTGCTGACGGCCACAAGATGGGCAAGAGTGAGAAGGGAGCGGTCTTCCTTGATCCCGAGCTATTCAGCGCCTACGATTTCTACCAGTACTGGCGCAATGTCAATGATGCCGATGTGGTGAAGTTCCTCAAGCTGTTCACCTTCCTCCCTTTGGAAGAGATTGCACAGTATGAGGGCGAGGGTGTGAACATCAATGAGGCCAAGGAGCGGCTTGCCTATGAGCAGACTCTGATCATCCATGGTCAGGAAGAGGCTGAGAAGGCCCGTACTGCAGCCAAGGCTATGTTCCAAGGAGCAAATCTTGGGCAGGAAGGCCGTGAGGGCATGCCCTCCCTTACCCTCGAAAGGTCGGTTCTGGAAGCAGGGATTCCTGTGCTCGAGCTGTTCAGCAAGACCGATCTCGCCGCTACCAACAGCGATGCGAGACGCTTGGTGAACGGTGGCGGTGCATGGATCGGTGAGACACGGATCGATGATCCGAAGGCTCTCATTGACTGCACGTTCCTCGATGACTTTGATGAGATGATTCTCAGAGCGGGAAAGAAGCGGTATTTCCGTATTGTGGTGGAAAATTGA
- a CDS encoding ABC transporter substrate-binding protein, with protein MKRIVGVLVVMLLVLGTIGSQPVSEVQVAQPLEVQFAVMAGPTGFASVALAENGGKISDELKVNLQVFPSPNEVIARLANGELDFAALPSNLASTLYNRGLKVKLAAVIGNGMLSVLSSDGSVQGVDDLLGKTVHVPGAGSTPDQMSQLLLMQAGLEAGKDVVLDYSIAAPAQLAQMVIAGKVKLAMLPQPFVSMILGKSAKAAEVLDVQELYSSLSGFETYPMTVLVVSEAFMKNHPRALATVLSTYEKSVAWVNANPQEAGKAIEKAGIMAAAMATPAIPFCNLVFVPSSEAKQAVLAYYSFLHSFSPAAIGGSVPGDDLFF; from the coding sequence ATGAAACGAATCGTTGGTGTTCTTGTGGTGATGCTCTTGGTGCTTGGGACAATTGGGTCCCAACCGGTTTCCGAAGTCCAGGTTGCTCAGCCGTTGGAGGTTCAGTTTGCCGTCATGGCTGGTCCTACCGGCTTTGCTTCAGTGGCTCTTGCTGAGAACGGGGGAAAAATCAGTGATGAGCTGAAGGTGAATCTTCAGGTGTTCCCATCACCGAACGAGGTCATTGCCCGTTTGGCCAATGGGGAGTTGGATTTTGCTGCGCTTCCCTCAAACCTTGCTTCAACCCTGTATAACCGGGGACTTAAGGTGAAGCTGGCTGCAGTCATCGGAAACGGCATGCTCAGTGTCCTTTCCAGCGATGGATCTGTCCAGGGTGTAGACGACTTGCTTGGAAAGACGGTCCATGTCCCCGGAGCGGGCTCAACACCTGATCAGATGAGCCAGCTTTTGCTCATGCAGGCAGGTCTGGAGGCAGGCAAGGACGTCGTGCTCGATTATTCGATTGCAGCACCTGCACAGCTTGCCCAGATGGTGATTGCCGGCAAGGTGAAGCTTGCCATGTTGCCCCAGCCGTTTGTTTCCATGATCTTGGGCAAGAGTGCGAAGGCTGCCGAGGTCCTGGATGTACAGGAACTCTACAGCAGCTTGTCCGGTTTTGAAACCTACCCGATGACGGTGCTGGTGGTGAGTGAGGCATTCATGAAGAATCATCCTCGTGCGCTTGCGACTGTCCTCTCCACCTATGAGAAGTCGGTGGCTTGGGTAAATGCAAATCCCCAGGAAGCAGGAAAGGCGATTGAGAAAGCTGGCATCATGGCAGCTGCCATGGCCACCCCTGCGATTCCGTTCTGCAATCTGGTCTTTGTTCCCAGTTCTGAAGCAAAACAAGCCGTTCTGGCTTACTACAGCTTCCTGCACTCATTCAGCCCCGCTGCAATAGGGGGATCTGTTCCTGGTGACGACCTGTTTTTCTAA
- a CDS encoding ABC transporter permease subunit, translating to MQRIKRNLVLLVSSLLLLLIWQAGSMLLDSQILLPGIPPVVHALRTLIAQPPFAHNILATALRALQSFLIIVFSATVVGVLAGRYDYVSIALRPFVTTVKAIPVMSIILLAFIWFSSGTVPLFSAFLMGFPVMYVQIEMGVRQLDHNLEEMCSLYDFRFSDKLVHFVIPSMTSWFIAGSRTALSMVWKVVIAAEVLTVPQYGVGARMQLAQVQLQTDLVLSWTLIAILLTAVGDLLFDALVLCCARLKRLLDARGVPCSSSR from the coding sequence ATGCAAAGGATAAAGCGGAATCTGGTGCTTCTTGTCTCATCGCTCCTGCTCCTGCTGATATGGCAGGCAGGTTCGATGTTGCTCGATAGTCAGATTCTGCTTCCTGGCATTCCTCCTGTGGTGCATGCGTTGCGTACGCTCATTGCCCAGCCTCCCTTTGCTCACAATATCTTGGCAACGGCCTTGCGAGCGTTGCAAAGCTTTCTGATCATCGTGTTCAGTGCCACGGTGGTCGGCGTGCTTGCAGGTAGATATGACTACGTGAGCATTGCACTCCGGCCCTTTGTGACCACGGTCAAAGCCATTCCGGTAATGAGCATCATCCTGCTTGCTTTCATCTGGTTCTCCAGTGGGACCGTTCCCCTCTTCTCTGCCTTTTTGATGGGTTTCCCCGTCATGTATGTGCAGATTGAGATGGGGGTGAGACAGCTGGACCACAATCTTGAGGAGATGTGCAGCCTCTATGATTTCAGGTTCTCCGACAAGTTGGTTCATTTTGTCATCCCATCGATGACCAGCTGGTTCATCGCCGGGTCGAGAACCGCCTTGTCCATGGTATGGAAGGTGGTGATTGCAGCCGAAGTCCTGACCGTTCCCCAGTATGGGGTGGGCGCACGGATGCAACTTGCGCAGGTGCAGCTGCAGACCGACCTGGTGCTCTCCTGGACGCTGATTGCCATCCTGCTCACCGCAGTCGGAGACCTGTTGTTTGATGCGTTGGTGCTGTGCTGTGCGCGCCTGAAGCGATTGCTTGATGCGAGGGGGGTGCCATGCAGTTCCTCGAGATAA
- a CDS encoding ABC transporter ATP-binding protein yields the protein MQFLEISKRYGHNVVFDHFSLDIPPQTILSVVGPSGEGKTTLLQMAAGLLEPDGGRVSKESSEEGSVSYLFQESRLLGSCTVYANVELALRSSHTSVAERQSIALHYLQMVGLSDSLGLYPAQLSGGMRQRVAIARAFAHPANLMLLDEPFQSLDIKLKFSLVAAFLNLWEERPRTTLFVTHDPKEALMLGDAVCCLGDPKQPLWYQKIDIPRNARNISDANMLAWEAVLVNTLVNA from the coding sequence ATGCAGTTCCTCGAGATAAGCAAGCGATACGGGCACAATGTGGTTTTTGATCACTTTTCGCTGGATATACCTCCCCAAACGATTCTCTCGGTCGTCGGCCCCTCCGGGGAGGGAAAGACGACACTGCTGCAGATGGCCGCAGGTCTGCTCGAACCGGATGGGGGAAGAGTCAGCAAGGAGAGCAGCGAGGAAGGGAGTGTCAGCTACTTGTTCCAGGAGAGTCGTCTGCTCGGTTCCTGCACTGTGTATGCCAATGTGGAACTGGCTTTGCGCAGTTCCCATACTTCGGTGGCGGAACGGCAGTCGATAGCATTGCACTATCTGCAGATGGTTGGTCTTTCCGATAGCCTTGGCCTCTATCCGGCACAACTGTCCGGAGGTATGCGCCAGAGAGTGGCCATTGCGCGGGCTTTTGCCCACCCTGCCAACCTGATGCTGCTTGATGAGCCGTTCCAGAGCCTCGATATCAAACTGAAGTTTTCCTTGGTTGCTGCGTTTCTGAACCTTTGGGAGGAGCGTCCCAGAACCACGTTGTTCGTCACCCATGACCCGAAGGAAGCGCTCATGCTGGGCGACGCTGTCTGTTGTCTTGGTGATCCGAAACAGCCCCTGTGGTACCAAAAAATAGATATTCCCCGCAATGCGAGGAATATCTCAGATGCAAACATGTTGGCTTGGGAAGCTGTGTTGGTGAACACACTGGTGAACGCCTAG
- a CDS encoding desulfoferrodoxin family protein → MKEQEFYICKHCGNIVAKVIDRGPKISCCGEEMIVLKANTVDAAKEKHVPVVTVEGNKLSVNVGSVDHPMTTEHHIAFIYVQTDMGGMRKSLPVDGKPHATFALDNEKAVAVYEYCNLHGLWKVEL, encoded by the coding sequence ATGAAAGAACAAGAATTTTACATTTGCAAACATTGTGGAAACATTGTTGCCAAGGTCATCGACCGTGGGCCGAAAATCTCTTGCTGCGGCGAGGAGATGATCGTTCTGAAGGCCAACACCGTTGATGCTGCCAAGGAAAAGCATGTGCCCGTAGTTACCGTCGAGGGAAACAAGCTTTCGGTCAACGTGGGATCGGTTGACCATCCGATGACCACGGAACACCACATTGCATTCATCTATGTCCAGACCGATATGGGTGGCATGCGCAAGAGTCTGCCGGTTGACGGCAAGCCCCATGCAACCTTTGCTTTGGACAACGAGAAGGCTGTGGCCGTCTACGAGTACTGCAATCTGCACGGGCTTTGGAAGGTGGAACTCTAG
- the gdhA gene encoding NADP-specific glutamate dehydrogenase, whose product MHDVTQSILDHVVKTDPNQPEFIQAVTSFLASIDNLVDDLPQIVYHKVLDRLVEPERVIMFRVPWIDDDGQLQINRGYRVQMNSAIGPYKGGLRFHPSVNLSILKFLAFEQTFKNSLTGLSMGGGKGGSDFNPKGKSDNEVMRFCQSLMTELFRHIGEDTDIPAGDIGVGGREIGYMYGQYKRLANRSVGVLTGKGPSYGGSYIRPEATGYGLVYLSAAILEAKGKSLDGKTCLVSGSGNVAQYTVEKLLHMGAKPVSLSDSTGVLLDPSGIDAKKLAFVKTLKNVRRGRIAEYAQQFPEATYIPHNGGAESNPLWDVKADYAFPCATQNEINAKDAKNLITNGIQLVGEGANMPTTLEADAIFKDAGILHAPGKASNAGGVAVSGLEMAQNSQKLQWTPQQVDQQLQLIMKNIFSSISNAAEKYSTRDNYVDGANIAGFLKVSEAMIAQGYV is encoded by the coding sequence ATGCATGACGTTACCCAATCCATTCTCGACCATGTGGTCAAGACTGACCCCAATCAGCCTGAATTCATCCAAGCTGTCACCTCCTTCCTTGCCTCCATTGACAATCTGGTGGATGATTTGCCTCAGATCGTGTATCACAAAGTCCTCGACAGACTCGTTGAACCTGAGCGTGTCATCATGTTTCGCGTTCCCTGGATTGATGACGATGGGCAGCTGCAAATCAATCGCGGCTACCGGGTGCAAATGAACTCTGCAATCGGCCCGTACAAGGGGGGCCTTAGGTTCCATCCCTCCGTCAATCTCTCCATCCTCAAGTTCCTCGCTTTTGAGCAAACCTTCAAGAACAGCCTCACCGGCCTGTCCATGGGCGGCGGAAAAGGCGGCAGTGATTTCAATCCGAAGGGAAAGAGCGACAACGAGGTGATGCGCTTTTGCCAAAGTCTCATGACTGAGCTCTTCCGACACATCGGGGAAGATACCGACATCCCTGCCGGAGACATCGGTGTGGGAGGAAGAGAGATCGGCTACATGTACGGCCAGTACAAGCGCCTTGCCAATCGCTCGGTCGGTGTGCTCACCGGCAAAGGACCCTCGTACGGTGGATCGTATATTCGCCCCGAAGCCACCGGCTACGGACTTGTCTACCTTTCTGCAGCAATTCTGGAAGCGAAGGGAAAGAGCTTGGATGGAAAGACCTGCTTGGTGAGCGGCAGCGGAAACGTAGCCCAGTACACCGTGGAAAAACTCCTGCATATGGGAGCCAAGCCTGTTTCCCTCAGTGACTCCACCGGTGTTCTGCTCGATCCCAGCGGTATTGATGCAAAGAAGCTCGCCTTTGTGAAAACGCTGAAGAACGTACGAAGAGGAAGAATCGCAGAGTATGCCCAGCAGTTCCCTGAAGCGACCTACATTCCACACAATGGCGGAGCGGAAAGCAATCCCCTCTGGGATGTAAAGGCTGACTATGCATTCCCCTGCGCAACCCAGAACGAGATCAACGCCAAGGATGCAAAGAACCTGATCACCAACGGCATCCAATTGGTAGGCGAAGGTGCAAACATGCCGACCACTCTGGAAGCGGATGCCATTTTCAAGGATGCTGGCATACTCCATGCTCCGGGCAAAGCTTCCAATGCAGGCGGAGTCGCCGTCTCCGGTCTGGAGATGGCCCAGAACAGCCAGAAGCTCCAGTGGACTCCTCAGCAGGTGGACCAACAGCTTCAGCTGATCATGAAGAACATCTTCTCTTCCATCAGCAATGCTGCCGAGAAGTACAGCACCAGGGACAACTATGTCGACGGAGCGAACATCGCGGGATTCCTGAAGGTAAGCGAGGCTATGATCGCCCAAGGGTATGTCTGA
- a CDS encoding amidohydrolase: MKTLISNALVIPMTKEGYSLRTDIGIDGTHIAFVGKAEPSFHPDHIIDASSLLAMPALVNAHTHLSMGLMRNYKDDLPTLQEWLAEIFPIEDQLTERDILLASRLGIVESIQSGVTTIADMYFNQHSTAQAIIEGGIRASIGITLFGDLQQSKERVKKSEALLRSFRSHPESRIQFDYAPHAIYTCPKETYQYAHDLAKEHGALLHTHLSETRKEVEDSVQEFNATPLAYLKELGCLDDIRLLLAHCVHLCDEELEILKEVDATIVHNPSSNAKLSSGLAPVSKFLEHGLNVALGTDGASSNNNLNLFEEMHVASLIGRVYTPTNTKLSPYQVLGMATTNGAKALGLDHRIGRLEAGMEADILLVDLHKSHLTPLNDPFSALVYSAQASDVDTLFCQGRMLMQHRKVLSLSVEDVLHDANACWTDVLSRKRG, translated from the coding sequence ATGAAAACACTCATTTCCAATGCCTTGGTCATCCCGATGACCAAGGAAGGGTATAGTCTTCGCACTGACATCGGCATCGATGGCACCCATATAGCATTTGTAGGGAAAGCAGAGCCCTCCTTCCATCCGGACCATATCATAGACGCCTCCTCTCTTTTGGCCATGCCCGCCCTGGTCAATGCGCACACCCATCTGAGCATGGGACTGATGAGAAACTACAAGGACGACCTGCCGACCTTGCAGGAGTGGCTTGCCGAGATCTTCCCCATTGAGGACCAGCTGACCGAGCGGGATATCCTGCTCGCATCACGGCTTGGTATTGTCGAAAGCATCCAGAGCGGAGTGACAACCATTGCAGACATGTACTTCAACCAGCACAGCACTGCACAAGCCATCATTGAGGGCGGCATCAGGGCAAGCATTGGCATCACCTTGTTTGGTGATCTCCAGCAGTCAAAAGAACGTGTCAAAAAGTCAGAGGCGCTGCTAAGAAGCTTTCGCAGCCACCCGGAGAGCAGAATCCAATTCGACTATGCCCCCCATGCCATCTACACCTGTCCCAAGGAGACCTACCAGTATGCACACGACTTGGCAAAAGAACATGGAGCCTTGCTGCATACCCACCTCAGTGAAACCAGAAAAGAGGTTGAGGACAGCGTACAGGAGTTCAACGCCACCCCGCTCGCCTATCTCAAGGAACTTGGGTGTCTGGATGACATCAGGCTGCTGCTGGCACATTGCGTGCATCTTTGTGATGAAGAGCTGGAAATTCTCAAAGAAGTGGATGCAACCATCGTGCACAACCCCAGCAGCAATGCCAAGCTCTCCAGCGGGCTTGCCCCTGTCTCAAAGTTTCTTGAGCATGGGCTGAACGTGGCACTGGGGACGGACGGAGCCTCGAGCAACAACAACCTCAACCTCTTTGAGGAGATGCATGTCGCTTCCCTGATCGGGCGTGTCTACACCCCCACCAACACCAAGCTCTCCCCGTATCAGGTCCTGGGCATGGCTACCACCAACGGGGCCAAGGCCCTGGGACTCGACCATCGCATTGGCCGCTTGGAAGCGGGTATGGAAGCCGATATTCTCCTGGTGGACCTGCACAAGAGTCATCTCACCCCGCTCAACGACCCCTTCAGTGCATTGGTGTATTCCGCGCAGGCAAGCGACGTGGATACACTCTTCTGCCAGGGCAGAATGCTGATGCAGCACCGGAAGGTCCTCTCCCTTTCCGTGGAGGATGTGTTGCATGATGCCAATGCATGCTGGACAGATGTGCTTTCGCGCAAGCGGGGATAA
- a CDS encoding AMP-binding protein encodes MKHSWDELDQYRGTYFQGQWPTIIDLLLITEKKFGWRNGFTVFRPERATLTFSEILAQVKQVGSYLQERGISKGDRIIINGKNSPAWAIAYLATLYCGAIVVPLDNQLHIDRVENLSSYVDASFVFADKPVIEALDPQKDWYANLKGLACLQGKSDRCLSLNELTPSVGFERVPTDEHDLAAILFTSGTTGNEKGAMLTHANIVSDLYQACDGIFLNLDETDVLYALLPLHHSYCCTAVLLESIKFGAECVFGQEIVVSRMINDLTQGKVTFFMGIPLLYNKLLAGMMKQVKKKGFFVNALVHTMMVINGFAKKQLHWNVFRPAFNKLLLSKIGLDHNHICICGAGPLSPKVFKQFQQLGIDFIQGYGLTETSPILTLNPVSHFKVESVGMVFPLVEMIIADADATGVGEIRVKGPNVTKGYYKDEENTKALFDEQGYLKTGDLGWLDKENYLYLKGRVKNLIVTEGGKNVYPEEIEDLFQLYTQVEQILIRGYQEKKGVPAELIEAVIYPNKDYYNEHPVAMQEDLERVIKEVNQQVSGYKKISRLTILDEPMDMTSTKKIKRNKVTA; translated from the coding sequence ATGAAACACTCCTGGGATGAGCTGGACCAATATCGCGGTACATACTTCCAAGGCCAATGGCCAACCATCATCGACCTTCTGTTGATAACCGAGAAGAAATTCGGATGGAGAAATGGGTTTACCGTATTCCGCCCGGAACGGGCTACGCTCACCTTCAGCGAGATCCTTGCCCAAGTGAAACAGGTTGGTTCGTATCTGCAGGAACGTGGGATTTCCAAAGGCGACCGAATCATCATCAACGGAAAGAACAGCCCGGCCTGGGCCATTGCCTACCTCGCTACCCTTTATTGCGGTGCAATCGTGGTACCGCTGGACAACCAGTTGCACATCGATCGGGTTGAGAACCTTTCCAGCTATGTGGATGCTTCATTTGTCTTTGCGGACAAACCTGTCATTGAGGCGCTTGATCCACAGAAAGATTGGTATGCAAACCTCAAAGGACTTGCCTGCCTGCAAGGCAAGAGTGACCGTTGCCTCTCCCTCAATGAACTCACCCCTTCTGTGGGCTTCGAGCGGGTGCCGACCGATGAGCACGACCTTGCGGCCATACTCTTCACCAGCGGGACCACCGGCAATGAGAAGGGAGCCATGCTCACGCATGCAAATATTGTCAGTGACCTGTACCAAGCCTGTGATGGGATCTTCCTCAACCTGGACGAGACTGATGTTCTGTATGCACTCTTGCCTCTGCACCACTCCTACTGTTGTACGGCAGTCTTGCTGGAATCCATCAAGTTTGGCGCTGAGTGTGTGTTTGGTCAGGAAATTGTCGTCAGCAGGATGATCAATGACCTTACCCAGGGCAAGGTGACGTTCTTCATGGGAATCCCCCTGCTCTACAACAAACTGCTTGCGGGCATGATGAAGCAGGTGAAGAAGAAGGGCTTCTTCGTCAATGCGTTGGTGCATACCATGATGGTGATCAACGGCTTTGCAAAGAAGCAGCTGCATTGGAATGTCTTCCGCCCCGCCTTCAACAAGCTGCTGCTCAGCAAGATCGGGCTTGACCACAATCATATCTGCATCTGCGGTGCCGGGCCGCTCTCCCCGAAGGTCTTCAAGCAGTTCCAGCAGTTGGGCATCGACTTCATCCAAGGCTATGGCCTTACGGAGACCAGTCCCATCCTGACCCTTAATCCGGTCAGCCACTTCAAGGTGGAATCAGTGGGTATGGTCTTCCCGTTGGTGGAAATGATCATTGCCGATGCCGATGCAACCGGTGTTGGGGAGATACGGGTAAAGGGACCGAATGTCACCAAAGGGTACTACAAGGATGAGGAGAATACCAAGGCCCTCTTTGATGAACAGGGGTATCTGAAAACCGGCGACCTTGGCTGGCTCGACAAGGAGAACTACCTCTATCTGAAAGGCCGGGTGAAGAACCTGATCGTCACCGAAGGCGGCAAGAACGTATACCCAGAGGAAATAGAGGACCTTTTCCAACTGTACACCCAAGTTGAGCAGATTCTCATCCGCGGCTATCAGGAGAAAAAAGGGGTGCCTGCGGAGCTCATCGAGGCTGTCATCTATCCAAACAAGGACTACTACAATGAACACCCCGTTGCCATGCAGGAAGATCTCGAGCGTGTCATCAAGGAAGTGAACCAACAGGTTTCCGGATACAAGAAAATCTCCCGGCTCACCATCCTGGATGAGCCTATGGATATGACCAGCACCAAAAAGATCAAACGCAACAAGGTGACTGCATAG
- a CDS encoding HAD family hydrolase has translation MAQTAEKLKGIIFDKDGTLFDYAQVWEDVLKEGIDKTFTSMGRREHLKAKRAMLELMGIDEKGKCLPKGLVFTHRPVRILRRFLVYCLRYRVNAIKAIRGYHQSVKNSEVLLTEKLRTMDFTIQQTLFHELKKAGYAIGIITNDNDSSTTLFLSLMGLEKMVDFVSSRDSHYRRKPHPEAFQVFCKQAGIESHEVAMVGDTITDMLFAKRSKAGYTVAVLSGSNDRKRLKAISDVVYADISALLYDKRIFGSR, from the coding sequence ATGGCACAAACGGCAGAGAAACTCAAGGGAATCATTTTTGATAAGGATGGAACGCTCTTTGACTATGCTCAGGTGTGGGAAGATGTCCTGAAAGAGGGTATCGACAAAACCTTCACCTCGATGGGAAGAAGGGAGCACCTGAAAGCAAAGCGTGCAATGCTTGAGCTGATGGGAATCGATGAAAAGGGGAAATGCCTGCCCAAGGGTTTGGTGTTCACCCATCGTCCTGTACGCATCCTTCGGCGATTTCTTGTCTACTGCCTCCGCTACCGCGTCAATGCCATCAAGGCAATCCGTGGCTATCACCAGAGCGTGAAGAACAGTGAGGTACTGTTGACGGAGAAATTGCGAACGATGGATTTCACCATCCAGCAGACGCTCTTTCACGAACTCAAGAAAGCCGGGTATGCCATCGGAATCATCACCAATGACAATGACAGCTCAACCACGCTCTTTCTCTCCCTCATGGGTCTTGAGAAAATGGTGGACTTTGTAAGCTCGCGGGATAGCCATTACCGCCGCAAACCGCATCCCGAAGCTTTCCAGGTGTTCTGCAAACAGGCAGGCATCGAAAGTCATGAAGTCGCCATGGTCGGAGATACGATCACCGACATGCTGTTCGCAAAGCGGTCTAAAGCCGGTTATACGGTAGCAGTCCTCAGCGGAAGCAACGATCGCAAGCGCCTGAAAGCCATCAGCGATGTTGTGTATGCGGATATCTCTGCATTGTTGTATGATAAAAGGATATTCGGTTCCCGGTAG
- a CDS encoding uracil-DNA glycosylase family protein, translating into MQDTTNAVIKRTKLFAKQVETLRFSCDCYIYNPLDYAWLMHEAYLQSYVKKPVKTLLVGMNPGPFGMAQTGVPFGEINAVKEFLKLSQPIGKPLAEHPARPILGLETKRSEVSGKRLWSLMQAHYRTAEAFSQEMAIFNYCPLVFMQRTKTAKNMTPDKLAKGERLALQTICDAYLGDIITILEPTFLIGVGVYAYQMLEKVNNGNNERRVASILHPSPGNPQANKGWDEKAGAVFRGLGIWSETEF; encoded by the coding sequence GTGCAGGATACAACAAATGCGGTCATTAAGCGTACAAAACTCTTTGCAAAGCAGGTGGAGACGCTTCGATTCAGCTGTGATTGCTATATTTACAATCCGTTGGACTACGCATGGCTCATGCATGAAGCGTATCTGCAATCCTATGTAAAGAAGCCGGTTAAGACCCTGCTGGTAGGCATGAACCCAGGCCCCTTCGGGATGGCGCAGACCGGTGTCCCGTTTGGGGAGATCAATGCAGTGAAGGAGTTCCTCAAGCTCTCCCAGCCGATCGGCAAACCCCTTGCAGAACATCCGGCCAGGCCCATCCTGGGACTCGAGACCAAGAGAAGTGAAGTCAGCGGCAAACGGTTGTGGTCCCTGATGCAGGCACACTATCGGACAGCTGAGGCTTTCTCCCAGGAGATGGCAATCTTCAATTATTGTCCGCTGGTGTTCATGCAGCGGACCAAGACAGCCAAGAACATGACTCCCGACAAGCTTGCAAAGGGTGAGCGCCTGGCCTTGCAGACGATCTGCGATGCGTATCTGGGTGATATCATCACCATTTTGGAGCCTACGTTTCTCATTGGTGTGGGGGTGTATGCCTATCAGATGCTGGAGAAAGTGAACAATGGGAACAATGAGCGCCGTGTAGCATCCATCCTTCATCCAAGTCCGGGAAATCCCCAGGCAAACAAGGGTTGGGATGAAAAAGCGGGTGCCGTTTTCAGGGGCTTGGGCATCTGGTCGGAGACCGAGTTTTGA